One Pelobates fuscus isolate aPelFus1 chromosome 8, aPelFus1.pri, whole genome shotgun sequence genomic window carries:
- the CD2BP2 gene encoding CD2 antigen cytoplasmic tail-binding protein 2 — MSKRKVTFEDDGVGEESSKRHFPDAVGGPGSRFKGKHSLDSDEEDDDESGDSAKYNMLAPEDVEGQESATLDSEGGVLITPFNLNEEMEEGHFDSEGNYFLKKEAQIRDHWLDNIDWVRIKEVAAPQLEESKNDPDTDSDEGRAPLGMRVLLEGILELLLPGETVAKGIQRLGGTGVRKRLGVQRERALQGRAGSRRKKSTIKEDLTASEKEEQLKMDQGQSGVERLEDQEEAEKVQTGGLRQEDVGCAEPVSDLHEGPVTGLEASESKSRHLEHLISLADQMVALGVYEVYQDTYEKLAYRLRALEPPRVVDMFADEIEEEKLETKGVRPAVDEVLWEYKWENKEEAELYGPFTSSQMQDWVDEGYFVDGVYCRRVNSSGSQFYNSKRIDFDLYV; from the exons TTCCCTGACGCGGTTGGAGGCCCTGGGAGTCGGTTTAAAGGAAAACATTCACTGGACAGCGATGAGGAAGATGACGATGAAAGCGGAGACTCTGCTAAATATAACATGTTGGCCCCGGAAGATGTGGAGG GGCAGGAGAGTGCCACCCTGGACTCCGAGGGCGGTGTACTAATAACGCCATTTAACCTGAATGAAGAGATGGAGGAGGGGCACTTTGACTCAGAAGGCAATTACTTCTTAAAGAAGGAAGCACAGATTCGAGATCACTGGCTGGACAACATTGACTGG GTCCGCATTAAGGAGGTTGCAGCCCCTCAGCTGGAAGAGTCTAAGAATGATCCTGATACTGATTCTGATGAGGGTCGTGCCCCTTTAGGAATGAGAGTGCTTctagaagggatcttagaattgCTGCTACCTGGAGAAACTGTGGCAAAAGGCATTCAACGGCTTGGAGGAACAGGGGTTAGAAAGAGACTAGGAGTTCAGAGAGAGAGGGCTCTGCAGGGCAGAGCAGGCAGTAGAAGAAAGAAATCTACAATCAAAGAAGACTTGACTGCATCAGAGAAAGAAGAGCAATTAAAGATGGATCAAGGACAGAGCGGGGTAGAGAGACTGGAGGATCAGGAAGAAGCAGAGAAAGTGCAAACAGGAGGACTGCGGCAAGAGGATGTCGGATGTGCAGAGCCAGTCTCAGATCTCCACGAAGGACCAGTCACTGGACTAGAGGCCTCTGAAAGCAAATCCCGGCACCTAGAACACCTTATATCTTTAGCGGATCAGATGGTGGCGCTGGGTGTGTACGAAGTGTATCAGGACACGTATGAAAAACTGGCATACAGATTGCGAGCCCTTGAGCCTCCCCGTGTGGTTGATATGTTTGCAGACGAAATTGAGGAGGAAAAGCTGGAAACAAAAGGAG TTCGACCAGCAGTTGATGAAGTTCTATGGGAATATAAATGGGAAAATAAAGAAGAAGCCGAGCTATATGGACCTTTCACCAGCTCCCAGATGCAG GACTGGGTGGATGAAGGCTACTTTGTCGATGGTGTGTACTGCCGGCGTGTGAACAGCTCAGGCAGTCAGTTCTACAATTCGAAGAGGATAGACTTTGATCTTTATGTGTGA